In Sphingobium amiense, a genomic segment contains:
- a CDS encoding retropepsin-like aspartic protease, translating to MPRFVTGMLAGAACLLGASPVSARMSYVPVKLRVVSGVRPFAPVRVNGKPFLFMLHSNARFTVMTTHKNAALAGVTNLIFKDHYGISTPGQVSNLGRASATLERLQVGDRTYSKVPALIFEVPQDPPMDGMLGITWLREQHVMLDYGRKRLGLPQSEEDTEAADHKLLAAGYKAHKMIFDSADKSYFVEGTINGVAVRIGVNTVAENVLDVTLARTAGVELGPVADHYGGPDGAQGDVYFPKRDVEIAIDGQEAAPIRPQIFDTYAYDSAPRPATSDAAHTARLGADFMIANRVVIDFGSETIFIGPQR from the coding sequence ATGCCGCGCTTCGTGACGGGCATGCTCGCCGGCGCCGCGTGCCTCCTGGGCGCTTCGCCGGTCTCTGCCCGCATGTCGTATGTCCCGGTCAAGCTGCGTGTCGTCTCGGGCGTCAGGCCGTTCGCTCCTGTCCGCGTGAACGGGAAGCCGTTCCTGTTCATGCTTCATTCGAACGCCAGATTCACCGTCATGACGACCCACAAGAACGCCGCATTGGCCGGCGTCACCAACCTCATATTCAAGGACCATTATGGTATCAGTACGCCGGGCCAAGTGAGCAATCTCGGGCGGGCGAGCGCGACGCTGGAAAGGCTCCAGGTCGGCGATCGGACCTATTCGAAGGTGCCAGCGCTGATATTCGAAGTGCCCCAGGATCCGCCGATGGATGGAATGCTGGGCATTACCTGGCTTCGGGAGCAGCATGTGATGCTGGACTATGGCCGCAAACGGCTGGGTCTTCCCCAGTCAGAAGAGGACACCGAAGCGGCCGACCATAAGTTGTTGGCCGCAGGCTACAAGGCGCACAAGATGATCTTCGATAGCGCAGACAAGTCCTATTTTGTCGAAGGAACCATCAACGGCGTCGCAGTCAGGATCGGCGTCAACACCGTCGCCGAGAACGTCCTCGACGTGACGCTCGCGCGCACGGCCGGCGTCGAGCTGGGTCCGGTCGCCGACCATTATGGCGGCCCCGACGGCGCGCAGGGCGACGTCTATTTCCCAAAGCGCGATGTCGAAATCGCTATCGACGGCCAGGAAGCCGCCCCGATCCGACCCCAGATATTCGACACCTATGCCTACGATTCCGCCCCGCGCCCGGCGACCAGCGACGCGGCCCATACGGCGAGACTTGGTGCTGACTTCATGATCGCGAACCGGGTTGTGATCGATTTCGGTAGCGAAACGATATTTATCGGGCCTCAGCGGTGA
- a CDS encoding alpha/beta fold hydrolase has protein sequence MTTITTKDGAKIFYKDWGTGPVVTFSHGWPLNSDAWDPQMLFLVHHGYRCVAVDRRGHGRSSQSFVNNNMDGYADDLAAVVEALDLKDATMIGHSTGGGEVARYIGRHGTSRVKKAVLLAAVPPIMLKSETNPEGLPIDVFDGLRQGVAGDASQFYKDLAIPFYGANRPGAKVSQGILDQFWLWSMQAGRHNAYESIKAFSETDFSEDLKKFDVPTLVLHGEDDQIVPVHDSARKSARLIKGAKEIYYPGAPHGLSATHTDRVNADLLAFIQS, from the coding sequence ATGACCACGATCACCACGAAAGACGGCGCCAAGATCTTCTACAAGGATTGGGGCACCGGACCGGTCGTCACCTTCTCTCACGGCTGGCCGCTCAACTCCGATGCCTGGGACCCGCAGATGCTGTTCCTCGTGCATCACGGCTATCGCTGCGTCGCCGTGGACCGCCGAGGGCATGGGCGTTCCAGCCAGTCCTTCGTCAACAACAACATGGACGGCTATGCCGACGATCTCGCGGCGGTGGTCGAGGCGCTCGACCTGAAGGACGCCACCATGATCGGCCATTCGACCGGCGGCGGCGAAGTTGCGCGCTATATTGGGCGTCACGGTACGAGCCGGGTCAAGAAGGCGGTGCTGCTCGCCGCCGTTCCGCCAATCATGCTCAAATCGGAAACCAACCCGGAGGGGCTGCCCATCGACGTGTTCGACGGCCTGCGCCAGGGCGTGGCAGGCGACGCCTCCCAATTCTACAAGGACCTGGCGATTCCGTTCTATGGCGCCAACCGGCCTGGCGCCAAGGTGTCGCAAGGCATCCTCGACCAGTTTTGGCTGTGGAGCATGCAGGCCGGCCGCCATAACGCGTATGAGAGCATCAAGGCCTTCTCCGAGACCGATTTCAGCGAGGATCTGAAGAAGTTCGACGTACCGACCCTCGTCCTCCACGGCGAGGACGACCAGATCGTGCCGGTGCATGACTCCGCGCGGAAGTCGGCGCGGCTCATCAAGGGCGCGAAGGAAATCTACTATCCCGGCGCTCCGCACGGGCTCAGCGCGACGCACACCGATCGGGTCAACGCGGACCTGCTCGCCTTCATCCAGTCGTAA
- a CDS encoding NAD(P)/FAD-dependent oxidoreductase, with product MLSHAHRVVIVGGGFGGLEAVSGLAGLRAEITLIDQRNYHLFQPLLYQVATASLSTSEIAWPIRNLVRGRSEVSTLLATVTGIDASARQVILSDGERVGYDTLVLATGAQHTYFGHDDWEGIAPGLKTLEDATTIRRRILLAFERAERAVDPGRQAANLTFVIVGAGPTGVELAGTIAELARSTLAPDFRRIDTRTARVILVEAGPRILPGFAEDLSAYAHKALEALGVEVVLERAVTNCTADGVTFADTFLPTRTIIWAAGVKASAAAAWLGVTADRAGRILVEPDLTVPGYPEIFAIGDTVAITGPTGDQVPGIAPAAKQEGAYVAKTIGRRLRGKPAPPPFRYCHQGSLATIGKRLAVIDFGRVRLRGSLAWWIWGFAHIYFLIGLKSRLSVALSWLWIHLRDQRGSRLITQGEVPTDKISPDLHSTAR from the coding sequence ATGCTTTCTCATGCGCATCGCGTCGTCATCGTCGGAGGGGGATTTGGTGGTCTGGAGGCCGTCTCTGGCCTGGCCGGGCTACGGGCCGAAATCACGCTGATCGATCAGCGAAACTATCATCTGTTCCAGCCGCTTCTCTATCAGGTGGCCACTGCCTCCCTGTCGACCTCGGAAATCGCATGGCCTATCCGCAACCTGGTTCGAGGGCGCAGTGAGGTGTCGACGCTTCTAGCGACCGTCACAGGGATCGACGCAAGCGCGCGGCAGGTGATCCTCAGCGACGGAGAGAGAGTCGGATATGACACTCTGGTGCTCGCGACCGGCGCGCAGCACACTTATTTCGGGCATGACGATTGGGAAGGGATCGCGCCGGGGCTTAAGACCCTCGAGGATGCCACGACGATCCGGCGGCGAATCCTGCTTGCGTTTGAGCGAGCAGAGCGCGCCGTAGACCCCGGGCGCCAAGCAGCGAATCTAACGTTTGTGATTGTGGGCGCCGGGCCCACGGGCGTCGAGCTTGCGGGTACGATCGCCGAGCTTGCACGGTCGACGCTGGCTCCGGACTTTCGCCGCATCGACACCAGGACGGCGCGGGTGATCCTGGTCGAGGCAGGACCTCGTATTCTGCCAGGCTTCGCCGAGGACCTTTCGGCTTATGCCCATAAGGCTCTCGAGGCGCTCGGCGTCGAGGTGGTGCTTGAGCGGGCAGTGACGAACTGCACAGCCGACGGGGTTACTTTTGCGGACACATTTCTGCCAACACGGACAATCATCTGGGCGGCGGGCGTCAAGGCGTCAGCCGCGGCGGCATGGCTCGGCGTGACGGCGGATCGCGCCGGTCGCATTCTCGTCGAGCCCGACCTCACGGTGCCCGGCTATCCCGAGATTTTTGCCATTGGCGACACGGTTGCGATCACCGGGCCCACGGGAGACCAAGTCCCCGGCATCGCACCCGCCGCGAAGCAGGAGGGGGCGTATGTTGCGAAGACCATCGGGAGGCGCTTGCGCGGGAAGCCGGCGCCTCCGCCGTTCCGATACTGCCATCAGGGCAGCCTTGCGACCATTGGCAAGCGTCTCGCCGTGATTGATTTCGGCCGGGTGAGGCTTCGAGGATCGCTCGCCTGGTGGATTTGGGGCTTCGCCCACATCTATTTTCTCATCGGCCTGAAAAGCCGGTTGAGCGTCGCCCTAAGTTGGTTGTGGATCCATCTTCGCGATCAGCGCGGAAGCCGGCTGATCACACAAGGTGAGGTGCCAACGGACAAAATCTCTCCCGACCTCCACTCAACAGCTCGCTGA
- a CDS encoding catalase — MSENDPIAADKRLTTAAGAPVPDNFNIETAGPRGPALLEDVWLIEKLAHFHREVIPERRMHAKGAGAFGTFTVTHDITRFTKASIFAEVGKKTEMFARFSSVAGERGAADAERDIRGFALKFYTDEGNWDLVGNNTPVFFFRDPLRFPDLNHAIKRDPRTGLRSAESNWDFWTMLPEALHQVTIVMSERGIPRSFRHMHGFGSHTYSFINAANERVWVKFTFKTQQGIANLSDEEAVQLVGLDRESNHRDLYTSIEKGEFPRWTMYVQVMTEAQAAEHPVNPFDLTKVWPHGEFPLIEVGVFELNRNPENVYADVEQASFAPSTIVPGISFSPDRMLQARLFAYNDAARYRLGVNHHQIPVNAPRCPAHSYHRDGLMRVDGNHGGTLAYVPNSRGEWEEQPAFANPPLPLSGAATHYDHRLDDDHYLQPGNLFRKMTPVQQQVLFENTARAMEGVSRAVKERHVSNCHRADPAYGEGVAKALEL; from the coding sequence ATGTCCGAGAATGATCCAATCGCAGCCGACAAAAGGCTTACCACCGCCGCTGGCGCTCCGGTTCCCGACAATTTCAATATCGAGACCGCGGGCCCGCGCGGCCCAGCCCTGCTCGAGGATGTCTGGCTGATCGAGAAGCTGGCGCATTTCCATCGCGAGGTCATCCCCGAGCGCCGGATGCACGCCAAGGGGGCCGGCGCGTTCGGCACGTTCACGGTGACGCACGACATCACCCGCTTCACCAAGGCCAGCATCTTTGCCGAGGTCGGCAAGAAGACCGAGATGTTCGCGCGCTTTTCGAGCGTAGCGGGCGAGCGCGGCGCAGCGGATGCGGAGCGCGACATCCGCGGCTTCGCGCTCAAATTCTACACGGACGAGGGCAATTGGGATCTGGTCGGCAACAACACCCCGGTGTTCTTCTTCCGCGATCCTCTGCGCTTTCCCGACCTCAACCATGCGATCAAACGCGATCCGCGCACCGGGCTGCGCAGCGCGGAGAGCAACTGGGATTTCTGGACCATGCTGCCGGAGGCGCTACACCAGGTGACGATCGTCATGAGCGAGCGGGGCATCCCCAGGAGCTTCCGCCACATGCATGGTTTCGGCAGCCATACCTACAGCTTCATCAACGCAGCTAACGAACGCGTGTGGGTGAAATTCACCTTCAAGACGCAGCAGGGCATCGCCAATCTCTCAGACGAGGAGGCGGTTCAGCTGGTCGGGCTGGACCGCGAGAGCAATCATCGCGACCTCTATACCAGCATCGAGAAGGGCGAGTTTCCGCGCTGGACGATGTACGTCCAGGTCATGACCGAAGCCCAGGCCGCCGAGCATCCGGTCAACCCCTTCGACCTGACCAAGGTCTGGCCGCATGGCGAGTTTCCGCTCATCGAGGTTGGCGTGTTCGAGCTCAATCGCAACCCGGAGAATGTCTACGCCGATGTCGAGCAGGCCTCGTTCGCGCCGTCGACGATCGTGCCAGGCATCAGCTTCTCGCCGGATCGGATGCTGCAGGCGCGCCTCTTCGCGTACAATGATGCCGCGCGTTATCGTCTGGGCGTGAACCATCACCAGATTCCGGTCAACGCCCCGCGGTGTCCCGCGCATTCCTATCATCGCGACGGGCTGATGCGGGTGGACGGCAATCACGGCGGCACGCTCGCCTATGTGCCCAACTCGCGCGGCGAGTGGGAGGAACAGCCGGCCTTCGCCAATCCGCCGCTACCCTTGAGTGGCGCGGCCACGCATTACGATCATCGGCTCGATGACGATCATTATCTCCAGCCCGGCAACCTCTTCCGCAAGATGACCCCCGTCCAGCAGCAAGTGCTGTTCGAGAACACCGCGCGCGCGATGGAGGGTGTTTCGCGCGCTGTGAAAGAGCGGCATGTCAGCAATTGCCACCGGGCGGATCCCGCGTATGGCGAGGGAGTGGCGAAGGCTCTGGAACTCTGA
- a CDS encoding carboxymuconolactone decarboxylase family protein, with the protein MRLPLLNPAELNQVQRELYDDMRAGIATGFNTFRTALDDGTLIGPWNASLHHTGVGRAFWDLTKAMNAMGVLPIEVKEVAILVVGGHYNAAYEIYAHVAAANHIGIPLDRIAGLVAGVKPDELSAQQSVAFDVAHALCQRGPLAEPLWRLAVATFGDGGAAQLVYLVGLYAFVATTLNGFDVPAPDYDDR; encoded by the coding sequence ATGCGCCTACCGCTTCTCAATCCTGCCGAGCTCAACCAGGTTCAGCGCGAGCTTTACGATGACATGCGTGCCGGCATCGCCACCGGCTTCAACACCTTCCGTACCGCGCTCGACGATGGAACGTTGATCGGACCATGGAATGCATCCCTGCACCATACCGGCGTCGGCAGGGCCTTCTGGGATCTTACCAAGGCCATGAACGCGATGGGTGTCCTGCCCATTGAGGTGAAGGAAGTCGCGATCCTTGTTGTCGGTGGCCATTACAACGCTGCCTACGAGATCTACGCTCATGTGGCGGCGGCCAACCACATCGGTATCCCGCTTGACCGGATTGCGGGGTTGGTCGCGGGCGTGAAGCCGGACGAGTTGTCCGCGCAACAGAGCGTCGCTTTCGACGTTGCTCACGCGCTCTGTCAGAGAGGGCCGCTCGCAGAGCCACTCTGGCGGCTTGCGGTCGCGACGTTCGGCGATGGCGGAGCAGCGCAGCTGGTCTATCTTGTCGGCCTCTATGCGTTCGTCGCCACAACTCTCAACGGGTTTGACGTCCCGGCCCCCGACTACGACGATCGATGA
- a CDS encoding HD domain-containing protein, whose protein sequence is MARELTQLIRDTESDLLFHHSTRVYFWGSLAGKRKGLIFDPELLYTGAMFHDIGLTERYRDSEFRFEVDGANAARDFLERHGLSERDIEKVWTAIALHTTPGIPEHMHPEIALVTAGVEMDVLGLAYDQVPDQQRDAVVQAHPRGPSFKNDIIDAFYAGMKHRPDTTFGTVNDDVLALRDPSFRRMDFCTIILGSDWRS, encoded by the coding sequence ATGGCCCGGGAACTGACACAACTCATCCGTGACACGGAAAGTGACCTCCTGTTCCATCATTCAACGCGCGTTTATTTTTGGGGCTCGCTTGCCGGGAAAAGGAAGGGCCTGATATTCGATCCGGAACTCCTTTATACCGGAGCGATGTTCCACGACATCGGCCTCACCGAGCGCTATCGTGACAGCGAATTTCGCTTCGAGGTGGACGGCGCCAACGCGGCGCGCGACTTTCTGGAGCGCCACGGCCTCAGCGAGCGGGATATCGAGAAGGTCTGGACGGCCATCGCTCTCCACACAACGCCAGGCATACCCGAGCACATGCATCCGGAGATCGCGCTTGTAACGGCAGGGGTGGAGATGGATGTGCTGGGACTTGCCTATGATCAGGTCCCGGATCAGCAGCGGGATGCAGTGGTGCAGGCCCATCCCCGTGGCCCGAGCTTCAAGAACGATATCATCGACGCATTCTATGCCGGAATGAAGCATCGTCCCGATACTACGTTTGGCACCGTGAACGACGACGTGCTCGCCTTGCGGGATCCCAGCTTCAGGCGAATGGATTTCTGCACGATCATCCTGGGCTCCGACTGGCGCTCCTAA